The window aaaaagggaaaacgtGGGTGCATAGAGATACGATGGGGATGCATTTAACATTGCTCAAAACAAAACCTCGTAAAGCCTTTCCACCCCTTGAAGAGCCTAGAGGAAGTTAGGAACATACATATTTTGCCATATTCGTCGCATCTCTTTTATACCTCCCAAACCCTAGCCTctattcctcaaattttctcGATCACTTTCTCAAATACTCCAAACACAAGCCTATGGGTTCGAAATTGAAGGGCAATACTACTCACACAGGCGATGGTGCTAGTCCTGGGTTCGTTTCTTCCTTTAATTCCTTtcgtttggttgccgagaaaatttaaaaaaacttttttttttttcatattcttgaTTTGGTTGCTGAGTAAATTTTAGCAAAGAAATTTTTTGGATCTGTCgttttgactttttctttttcctttgtttcaATGACTAAATGGAGCGTAGCTTTTTCTTTAGATCTGTTTCGAATTTCCTGACCTTTTTCTGCCATTCGTTTGTTATATCTCTCCTTGTTCCTGAGAAATTTGAGACAGCAAAATTTACGCCGTATCtatctatttgttttttctacATCTATTCTTTGGGTTTTTTCAGCTCCCTATCGGAGTATGGATGTTTCTATGTGAactttttctcacttttttccattcatttttAGACCATCCGTTTGGTTTGGTTGCTCgtaaaatttaatgatttgtcAGATCTTATCCTtctgttgtttttattttcagcGGCCAAAAGGTGCATAATTAATTCTTATCATCTGTTTTGAATTTCACTTTTTTCCTCGTTTTTTCCTACTGCAGGAAGATTTTCATTGGAGGATTGGCGAAGGATACAACCTACGGTGAGTTTAATATTGCTGCCGGATGATTTTCTGTATGTATGCCCCTTTTATTGTGGATCAGTTGTTTCCAAAGTTTCcctggaaaaagaaaagaaaaaatgtaaagaacTGCGTTCCTGAATTGCATCTCAAAGACCTAATGGCATGTGTTcttaatatttacaaaaaatccgAGGCCATTAGTCCGTTTTGGAAAACCaattcttggaatgtattacgaTAACAACATAACCTACAAGGTGGAATTGGGTTTTTCCAAACCAACTTGGATGGATGTTGATTTGGTAGCGCTAGCTTGATGGGCATTTAAGGGAGGAATCATGGCTTATAGGTGTGCTTATAGAAGCTTATTCCAAGTGTAAAAACCAATTTTAAGCCTTTGGGCATGTTACACAGgcaaaaattttaatcttttggAGACCCTAAGAGTAACTTCTTCATTGGGGATGTCAGATATTGTGTTGACAATGCCGTTCTTAACTGATGAGATCTCAGTATAATGAGGTTTATGTTTAGAACCCTATCATAATATGCAGGCTTTGGAGTTAACTTGTAATAAAAAAACAGCCCAGTTTGATGGTTTTGGCATTTGAGAGTATGGATTTGTCTTCAGCTTTAGGAATAAGATGATCCCTAGGACAAATAGAGTCATAAGTAATTTTGTACCTAAAGATATTTCTGGGATGTATTGCTTTGGGTTGCTTTTAGTTTGAGTTGCTCATGATATATAATTTTGGGCAGATATTATATATAGTTGGACTGATTAGGTCTAACATTCCATTGATGATTTGGTACAGATGTTTGTTGGGTTTATGCTGTTGCTAatttactgttttttttttaatgttttatttttttttttattgcagcTGCATTCAATAAGCACTTTGAGAAATATGGAGAAATAACAGACTCGGTGATTATGAAAGATCGGTATACTGGTCAACCCAGGGGATTTGGGTTTGTCACCTATGCTGATCCTTCAGTTGTTGACAGTGTCATTGAAGATACACATGTTATTAACGGAAAACAGGTAAagcatcttttttttcttttcttgatataATAAGCTcatgctttgtttggttcatgAGGAAAATCAAGCCTTAAATATATGCTGGAAGAGGAAggcaaaaacatattttttgaataaaacttaatttagcCTAGCTGAGGGGagtgtttcatttttttggagGCCAACATGAGGTTTGAAGTTTGTTTGATTTCTACTTTCCCAAGTTTTCTAAGTGGGGTAAGGAAAATTTATGCCTAAGATGTTTAGCATaagatatttttcttaattttataccATTGTTGTTAGAGTGCAACAATACCGCTCTTAAGCTCAAGAATGGGTCACCCAAATGATGACTCTTTAAATAGATTTGTGAGGTGTGATGTCAAATCTCATAAAAGGTTTGTCCTATCCTTACTATTACCAATTGATTTTTAGATAAGATAGTTACAACCTGATTCAACAAGTGGTATCGGAGCCAAGGGTTGTGAGTTTGAGTCATGGGAACGTCATGTTGGGGGAGAGATTGTTGTGGGGTAACAATGCCTCTCTTAAGCCTAAGGATGAGTCACCCAAATGATGACTCTTAAAATAAACTTGAGAGGTGTGATGTCGAATGCTTTAAAAGGTTTGGTCTATCCTCACTGGATActaattggttttcaaatgacATGGTCAAAGTCCGAAAAAACAATTGTTATGTATTGTAAGCATGTGACTCTTTTTTGGGGggtaaaaaagaaaggaaaaaaaattagataaagaACCTTAAGGAATATAAATCTTGGATAATTCAACCATATCCTCACAACCCACTCATTTAGAACCTAAGCCAAAATTAAAAATGGGGTTGGGGATGCTATAAATTGTAGCTTTAATTTTGCACCACAATGAGGTGGTCAAAGCCCAATCgaacaagtggtatcaaagccaagggtcatgagttcaagTCATAGGAGCATCATGTTGAGGGAAGGCTTGTTGTCTTACAACAATGTCATTCTTAAGTCTTGGATGAATCACTCAAATGATGGGTCTTAGAATAGGCTTGGGAAGTGATATATCAAATGCTACAAAAGGCTTGGCCTGCCCTCATTGGACACGAACAGGTTTTCAAATGAGATGGTTGaagtttgaaaaaacaattGTCATGTATTCTAAGCATTTGACTCTTTTTTTGAGGGGGAACttgggaaaaaaagaaggaaaaaaattagttaaaaaaccTTAGGGAATTTGAATCCTAGATAATAGATAATTCAACCCCAATGCTCACAACCCACCCATTAAGAACCCAAGCCAAGATTAAATGAGGCCGGGGATGCTACAAATTGTAGCTTCAATTCTGTAATACCTCTGGTGAAATATTTGAGCTGTAGTTCTTtcggattaaaaataataaaaataaaaataaacttggtTTCATTTTAGaccataaatttcatattttactcAGTTTATGACTTGCATTTTGAAATGGAGCAGGTTGAGATTAAAAGAACCATTCCAAAAGGCTCTGGTCAATCGAAGGatttcaaaacaaagaagatatTTGTTGGTGGATTACCATCTACAGTCACTGAAGGTATAATATATAATGTCATGATTGatctatcaaaaaatatataatgtcATGCTTGTATTCTGATGAAAAAACTTAATTGGCTTATGTTAATAGCTTAACTGTCtcatttacttaaaaaattttctttttcctccctctctctctctcaactcTGGCCTGTTCAAATAATCAGATGAGTTCAAGGATTTCTTCTCCAAGTATGGGAAGGTGGAGGAGCACCAGATTATACGCGACCATGAAACCAACCGTTCGCGGGGCTTtggatttataatatttgaaagtgAAGAGGTAGTAGATGAAATATTGTCGGAGGGGAATATGATTGATATGGCAGGCACTCAGGTGAGCATTCTCCAATGGTCCCCGAGAAATAAGCATGTAATTGAAAACCTGTTTAGAATGGAGTATGCAGCACTgcattctctattttccttaaTACTATGCATGACAAGGTTGTTATCtgctcattttttaaatatcattttattcagATTAACCTCTTTAGTGGGTTTGGT is drawn from Vitis riparia cultivar Riparia Gloire de Montpellier isolate 1030 chromosome 18, EGFV_Vit.rip_1.0, whole genome shotgun sequence and contains these coding sequences:
- the LOC117907240 gene encoding heterogeneous nuclear ribonucleoprotein 1-like, producing the protein MGSKLKGNTTHTGDGASPGKIFIGGLAKDTTYAAFNKHFEKYGEITDSVIMKDRYTGQPRGFGFVTYADPSVVDSVIEDTHVINGKQVEIKRTIPKGSGQSKDFKTKKIFVGGLPSTVTEDEFKDFFSKYGKVEEHQIIRDHETNRSRGFGFIIFESEEVVDEILSEGNMIDMAGTQVEIKKAEPKKASNPPHVSAFGSNSRARSFSDGFGGFGSSYGSYDSGFGAGPYRAAGGLGSRLGGYGGYGSDGGEYGGGYGSFGSSNLGGYRGDPSLGYSSRFGPYGGGFSGSYGGSGLGGYGQGGESYGNYGGSGYASGYDSGAGASYGGAGGLYGRGGYSGSSRYHPYAR